The following coding sequences lie in one Lolium perenne isolate Kyuss_39 chromosome 2, Kyuss_2.0, whole genome shotgun sequence genomic window:
- the LOC127334807 gene encoding G-type lectin S-receptor-like serine/threonine-protein kinase At2g19130, with protein sequence MHLFLTLLGCFLFLHLLQCCAAMDTITSRQALVGNDRIISNNGKFALGFFQTGSKSSRNTLNSYLGIWYNNVPKLTPVWVANGHNPVADTTTSELIISSDGNLVILNRITASIIWSTNTNTTSNNNIATLSNSGNLILENSSNSSDVLWQSFDYPTDTFLPGIKLGWNKVTGLNRRLVSRKNSIDLAPGRYSSELDPSGANQYILTLLNSSISYYSSGLWNGQYFLSIPEMAGPFIVNFTFVNNDQEKYFIYNLLDEKVIFRYLLDVSGRTKTLIWLESSQDWVMTFAQPRVQCDVFNVCGPFTICNDNKLPFCNCMEGFSVRSSDDWELDDRTGGCVRNTPLDCSINKSRSTQDRFYPMSCVVLPNYSHIIEDATSADKCAQVCLGNCTCTAYSYGNHGCSVWNGEIINAKQQQCGDTSNTNRATLYLRLANNEVQRLESNKRRITIGIAIAASVAFFGLLSLFLLLVIKRIKRLSVHRMENLQVGEGIIAFRYTNLQCATKNFSEKLGAGGFGSVFKGFLDDSTAIAVKRLDGVCQGEKQFRAEVRSIGIIQHINLVKLIGFCTEGDSRLLVYEHMQNSSLDAHLFNSNATDLKWSIRYQIALGVARGLVYLHDSCRDCIIHCDIKPQNILLDASFVPKIADFGMAKFLGRDFSRVLTTMRGTIGYLAPEWISGTDITAKVDVYSYGMVLLEIVSGKKNSSREYTAGDDYVYYPVQVVKKLLEGDVVSLVDNNLHGNVHLEQVERALKVACWCIQDDEFDRPTMSEVVQCLEGLLEVNIPTMPRLLQAMAGSPHSTFDRNLEEASQEAGTLQHT encoded by the exons ATGCACCTCTTCCTCACCCTTCTCGGATGTTTCTTGTTTCTACACTTACTTCAGTGTTGTGCTGCCATGGACACCATTACATCCAGGCAAGCACTTGTCGGCAACGACAGGATCATCTCCAACAACGGCAAGTTCGCTCTCGGCTTCTTCCAGACAGGCAGTAAGTCCTCCCGCAACACCCTGAACTCGTACCTAGGCATATGGTACAACAATGTCCCCAAGCTTACACCAGTATGGGTCGCAAATGGTCATAACCCAGTTGCAGACACCACCACATCAGAGCTGATAATATCCAGTGATGGCAATCTTGTCATCTTAAACCGAATCACAGCATCCATCATCTGGTCTACAAATACAAATACCACAAGCAACAATAACATTGCTACGCTATCGAACAGCGGAAACCTCATCCTAGAGAATTCCTCAAACTCATCAGATGTGTTATGGCAGAGCTTTGATTACCCCACAGATACCTTCCTCCCTGGAATAAAACTTGGTTGGAATAAGGTCACTGGTCTGAATCGCCGTCTGGTTTCTAGGAAGAATTCAATTGACCTAGCTCCTGGCAGATACAGTTCAGAATTAGACCCAAGTGGTGCCAATCAGTACATCTTGACACTGCTGAACTCTTCCATATCATATTATTCGAGCGGGCTATGGAACGGCCAATACTTTCTATCAATACCAGAGATGGCAGGcccctttattgtaaattttacatTCGTCAATAATGACCAAGAGAAGTACTTCATTTATAACTTACTAGACGAGAAAGTCATTTTCCGCTATCTGTTGGATGTCTCCGGCCGAACAAAAACGTTGATTTGGCTTGAAAGCTCACAAGACTGGGTGATGACCTTTGCCCAACCCAGAGTTCAATGTGATGTATTTAATGTTTGTGGACCATTCACAATTTGTAATGATAATAAGCTCCCATTCTGTAACTGTATGGAGGGATTCTCTGTAAGATCGTCTGATGACTGGGAGCTAGATGATCGAACAGGCGGCTGTGTGAGAAATACTCCATTAGATTGCAGTATCAATAAAAGCAGAAGTACGCAAGACAGGTTCTACCCTATGTCATGTGTTGTATTGCCCAATTACAGCCACATCATAGAAGATGCAACAAGTGCAGATAAATGTGCCCAAGTTTGTCTGGGAAACTGCACTTGCACTGCATATTCCTATGGTAACCATGGATGTTCTGTTTGGAATGGCGAAATAATAAATGCGAAACAGCAACAATGTGGTGATACTAGTAATACTAACAGAGCCACTCTTTACCTTCGCCTAGCCAACAATGAGGTGCAAAGGTTGGAAAGCAACAAAAGACGAATAACCATCGGCATCGCAATTGCTGCAAGTGTTGCTTTCTTTGGTTTATTATCACTCTTCTTGCTACTGGTGATTAAGAGGATCAAGAGATTGTCTGTTCATAGAATGGAAAACCTTCAAGTTGGTGAGGGCATCATTGCATTTAGATATACTAATTTGCAATGTGCAACAAAAAACTTCTCTGAGAAGCTAGGGGCAGGTGGTTTTGGTTCTGTATTCAAGGGGTTTCTAGATGACTCTACTGCCATAGCAGTTAAAAGGCTTGATGGTGTTTGTCAAGGAGAGAAGCAATTCAGAGCTGAAGTGAGATCGATTGGAATCATTCAGCATATCAATCTAGTTAAACTAATTGGCTTTTGTACTGAGGGTGATAGTAGGTTGCTTGTCTACGAACACATGCAGAACAGTTCTCTTGATGCTCATTTATTTAACAGTAATGCTACAGATTTGAAATGGAGCATTAGGTATCAAATAGCTCTTGGGGTTGCTAGAGGGCTGGTCTACTTGCACGATAGTTGCCGGGATTGTATCATACATTGTGACATTAAGCCACAGAACATCCTTCTTGATGCATCATTTGTTCCAAAAATTGCTGATTTTGGGATGGCAAAGTTTCTCGGAAGGGATTTTAGTCGAGTTCTCACTACAATGAGAGGAACAATCGGATATCTCGCACCTGAATGGATTAGCGGAACTGATATTACAGCAAAAGTTGATGTCTACAGCTATGGCATGGTTTTGTTAGAAATTGTATCAGGAAAGAAGAACTCAAGTAGAGAGTATACAGCTGGTGATGATTATGTTTATTACCCTGTCCAAGTAGTAAAAAAACTACTGGAGGGGGATGTGGTGAGTTTGGTGGACAACAATCTACATGGTAATGTCCATTTGGAGCAGGTGGAAAGAGCTTTGAAGGTTGCATGTTGGTGTATTCAAGATGATGAGTTTGACCGACCCACGATGAGTGAAGTTGTTCAATGCCTTGAAGGTCTTCTTGAGGTCAACATACCCACAATGCCAAGACTACTTCAAGCTATGGCAGGGAGTCCACACTCAACAT TTGATAGGAACTTGGAAGAAGCTTCACAAGAGGCAGGGACGCTGCAACATACCTGA